The stretch of DNA CGTTTCGTCTGATTCTTCGGTTATATGCGTTGGAACTTCGAGTGGATTTTCGTCGGGAAACTGGTACAGACTTATTACTTCTATAATGGGATCGGGTTTAATCTTCGTTCTGATTATTTCGTTACTTTTATTCTTTGGAACTTCGTGTTCCATCTGTAGGTTAAATTCCAGGTCTGCTTCTGGAACGGGTTCGGAATAGTACACAGGAACGACTTGGGTTCCTTTTTCTTCTTCGAATTCGGAGTCTATTGGTGCCGGCTTCGATTTTCTTCGAATTTTCTTCCTTGTATGTCTTGGTGCGGCAGGTACGTACATTTCTTCTTTATCTTCTTCGTTTGGTTCGCTTCGGGTACGGTCCCTTTTCCGAAGATGCCGTTCTTTGCGGTACTTTGGGGAGGCTTTGTGGTATGACCTTGAGCGGGTACTCAGGTATACTTCGGCCTCTTCTTCATCTTCGCTTGGGTAGTATCCGCGGTCGAAATATTTCACTCTTTTAGTCTGGAATCGGGTGGTTTTCGGAGCTTGGTTGTTCACTTCGCTTTGGCACTCTCTGGCAAAATGTCCAGGCTCGCCACACTTGTAGCAGGTGACAATCTTTACCGATCTTTCGTTTCGGTACTCCGTTTTCGTTGGGGTGACTTGTACCGTTTGCGCGAGCAGTGCAGCTGATAGATTAGCATAATTTATCGATAATTGCTGCATTTGCTGCGTCAATGCTTCGATGTCGCTTCCGGGACTAGGAATGCTCGATTTCGGAGTCGTCTGTGGCTGAATCATAGCATTTATCGTCGGGATTTCCATGATCGCTTCGGGTACGTTGAGCGAACTTCGTTTCGTTGGATCATAATTGTACCCCGTTTCGACGACCTTTGCCCTCTCTATCGCGGCATTTAGGTTTGCGGGATTATCGGTGGAGACTAATGGAGTCAACAAGGGATCTAATCCA from Candidatus Paceibacterota bacterium encodes:
- a CDS encoding zinc finger CCHC domain-containing protein, with product MNNQPVRPQQQPQQQQQPQAAGVNNLQLQAILQAIFGPNGQNIVALTQQIQAQQQPAPRELTLVEVEPFYGKDKEDPHEWIELFNQAATANQWQDNRKVAIAAGLLRDAAHDWYVNDQPNIQQWHVANQQGNFDERFIAHFSPETKQNQWYYELMTIRQTSEENVDEYSRRFRKLLRKVNTQNLVPNALQVRMFLYGLDPLLTPLVSTDNPANLNAAIERAKVVETGYNYDPTKRSSLNVPEAIMEIPTINAMIQPQTTPKSSIPSPGSDIEALTQQMQQLSINYANLSAALLAQTVQVTPTKTEYRNERSVKIVTCYKCGEPGHFARECQSEVNNQAPKTTRFQTKRVKYFDRGYYPSEDEEEAEVYLSTRSRSYHKASPKYRKERHLRKRDRTRSEPNEEDKEEMYVPAAPRHTRKKIRRKSKPAPIDSEFEEEKGTQVVPVYYSEPVPEADLEFNLQMEHEVPKNKSNEIIRTKIKPDPIIEVISLYQFPDENPLEVPTHITEESDET